One window of the Cryptomeria japonica chromosome 7, Sugi_1.0, whole genome shotgun sequence genome contains the following:
- the LOC131056380 gene encoding GDP-mannose 3,5-epimerase 1 — MGSAGTDGEAYGAYTYKDLERELYWPDEKLKISITGAGGFIASHIARRLKTEGHYIIASDWKRNEHMSEDMFCDEFHLVDLRVMDNCLAVTKGVDHVFNLAADMGGMGFIQSNHSVIMYNNTMISFNMLEAARINGVKRFFYASSACIYPEFKQLETNVSLKESDAWPAEPQDAYGLEKLATEELCKHYTKDFGIECRIGRFHNIYGPFGTWKGGREKAPAAFCRKAQTSTHTFEMWGDGKQTRSFTFIDECVEGVLRLTKSDFREPVNIGSDEMVSMNEMADMVLSFEDKALSIHHIPGPEGVRGRNSDNTLIKEKLGWAPTMRLKDGLRITYFWIKEQIEKEKAQGIDLSIYGSSKVVGTQAPVQLGSLRAADGKE; from the exons ATGGGCAGCGCTGGAACTGATGGAGAGGCTTATGGGGCGTACACCTACAAAGATCTGGAGAGAGAGTTGTACTGGCCTGATGAAAAGTTGAAGATTTCTATCACCGGAGCAGGAGGGTTCATTGCATCCCATATTGCCAGGAGGTTGAAGACTGAGGGTCACTACATTATAGCCTCTGACTGGAAGAGGAATGAGCACATGAGCGAGGATATGTTCTGCGATGAATTCCATCTGGTGGATCTCAGAGTTATGGATAATTGTTTGGCTGTTACGAAGGGTGTTGATCATGTTTTCAACTTAGCTGCTGATATGGGCGGCATGGGATTTATTCAGTCCAATCACTCTGTTATCATGTACAACAACACCATGATCAGCTTTAACATGCTTGAAGCTGCTCGAATCAATGGTGTGAAGAG gtttttctatgcTTCAAGTGCATGCATCTACCCAGAGTTTAAGCAATTGGAGACAAACGTGAGCTTGAAGGAGTCTGATGCTTGGCCAGCTGAG CCTCAAGATGCCTATGGCTTGGAAAAGCTTGCCACTGAAGAATTATGCAAACACTACACCAAGGACTTCGGTATTGAATGTAGGATTGGGCGTTTCCACAACATTTATGGTCCTTTTGGCACATGGAAGG GTGGACGTGAGAAAGCACCTGCTGCTTTTTGCAGGAAGGCACAAACATCCACTCATACATTTGAGATGTGGGGTGATGGCAAGCAAACACGGTCATTTACATTCATTGATGAATGTGTTGAGGGTGTATTGAG GTTGACAAAATCAGACTTCAGAGAGCCGGTGAATATTGGTAGTGATGAAATGGTTAGCATGAATGAGATGGCTGATATGGTTCTTAGTTTTGAGGACAAAGCATTATCAATTCATCACATTCCTGGTCCAGAGGGAGTGCGTGGTCGGAATTCTGACAATacattgataaaggaaaagctggGATGGGCTCCAACTATGAGACTGAAG GATGGCCTTAGGATCACATACTTCTGGATCAAGGaacaaattgaaaaggaaaaggctCAGGGCATTGATCTTTCCATCTATGGATCTTCTAAGGTGGTTGGTACTCAAGCCCCTGTTCAACTCGGTTCCCTTCGTGCTGCTGATGGCAAGGAGTGA